The proteins below are encoded in one region of Betaproteobacteria bacterium:
- a CDS encoding DUF4398 domain-containing protein, giving the protein MTRNSELWLKLTCAIAVATMVGCSSMKTPATADVAVSKAAVDSAASADGAQYAPLDMRSAREKLAKANKAMADKDYELASEMANQAQADANLAQAKADSAKAKMAADALQDDIRVLREELKRSRK; this is encoded by the coding sequence ATGACTAGAAATTCCGAGCTATGGCTCAAGCTAACTTGCGCTATTGCCGTGGCCACGATGGTTGGTTGCAGCAGCATGAAGACGCCGGCAACAGCCGACGTAGCGGTCTCGAAGGCAGCTGTCGACAGCGCGGCCAGTGCAGATGGCGCCCAATACGCGCCGCTCGACATGCGTTCGGCTCGCGAAAAACTGGCCAAGGCCAACAAGGCGATGGCTGACAAGGACTACGAGCTCGCGTCCGAGATGGCGAATCAGGCCCAGGCTGATGCCAATCTGGCCCAGGCCAAGGCGGATTCAGCCAAGGCAAAGATGGCAGCAGATGCCCTGCAGGATGACATTCGCGTTCTGCGCGAAGAACTCAAGCGCTCACGCAAGTAA
- a CDS encoding OmpA family protein, which yields MKTTKFTPVLLVIAGLLGACGSVPTTNLLEQTRSDYQAARNSPQVAKYAPLELKQADSAMAQANAAAADKQSNEDIDKLAYLAKQKIALTQEKAKQKSAESDVATSSKERDQLRLEQRTNEADRAKEATAVAKGNTAYAQNQTLEAQRRTAQLEAQLADLSAKKTERGMVITLGDVLFQTDKTRLNQNGLDTSRKLAKVLEENPERTVLIEGFTDSTGSAAHNQRLSERRATSVRQTLQEMGVSRNRIAIRGFGESYPVASNDTSEDRQMNRRVEIILSNDKGAIRQR from the coding sequence ATGAAAACAACTAAATTTACACCCGTATTGCTGGTAATCGCCGGCCTCCTCGGCGCCTGCGGCTCGGTGCCGACCACCAATCTGCTTGAACAGACACGCAGCGATTACCAGGCTGCGCGAAATAGTCCGCAAGTCGCGAAATACGCGCCGCTGGAATTGAAGCAGGCCGACAGCGCCATGGCTCAGGCCAATGCTGCTGCCGCCGACAAGCAAAGCAATGAGGACATCGATAAACTGGCCTATCTGGCCAAACAAAAGATTGCCTTGACGCAGGAAAAGGCAAAACAGAAATCCGCTGAAAGTGACGTTGCGACGTCCAGCAAGGAACGCGACCAGTTACGCCTTGAACAGCGTACCAACGAAGCGGACCGGGCCAAGGAAGCCACCGCGGTCGCCAAGGGGAATACCGCTTACGCCCAAAACCAGACACTTGAAGCCCAGCGCCGCACGGCCCAACTTGAAGCCCAGTTGGCAGACCTGTCGGCCAAGAAAACCGAGCGTGGCATGGTCATCACCCTCGGCGACGTGCTGTTTCAAACCGACAAGACTCGCCTGAACCAGAATGGCCTGGACACCAGCCGGAAACTGGCCAAGGTCCTTGAAGAAAACCCCGAACGCACCGTGCTGATCGAGGGCTTCACCGACAGCACCGGCTCAGCCGCCCATAACCAGCGCCTGTCTGAGCGCCGTGCCACATCGGTGCGCCAGACGCTCCAGGAAATGGGCGTCAGTCGCAACCGCATCGCCATTCGCGGTTTTGGCGAATCCTATCCGGTCGCCAGCAATGACACGAGCGAAGACCGTCAGATGAATCGGCGCGTCGAGATCATTCTGTCCAACGACAAAGGCGCCATTCGCCAGCGTTAA
- a CDS encoding succinyldiaminopimelate transaminase yields MNPHLAQLQPYPFEKLRALFAGVTPNPQYKEIKLSIGEPQHATPAFIMEALANGLKGLANYPTTQGVPALRQAIAHWCQRRYDLALNPETEILPVNGSREALFSFAQTVIDPSRAHVPLVVSPNPFYQIYEGAAYLAGAEPRFLNNLPDNDFAFDYSSLSEEEWSRVQLFYVCSPGNPTGKVLSLADWKTLFDLSDKYGFIVASDECYSEIYFDETNPPIGGLQAAKLLGRSNERVVMFSSLSKRSNVPGMRSGFVAGDEKILKKFLLYRTYHGCAMAPPVQTASVAAWNDEAHVLDNRNQYREKFAACTPLIAEVLGTGMPDASFYLWAKTPIADTEFARGLLEHYNVVALPGSFLAREVRGVNPGANFIRIALVASLAECLDATQRIRQFAQQL; encoded by the coding sequence GTGAATCCGCATCTCGCCCAACTCCAGCCTTATCCCTTCGAAAAGCTGCGCGCCCTGTTCGCCGGCGTCACCCCGAACCCGCAATACAAAGAGATCAAGCTCTCCATCGGCGAGCCGCAACACGCGACCCCAGCTTTCATCATGGAAGCCCTGGCCAACGGTTTGAAGGGGCTGGCCAACTACCCGACGACGCAAGGCGTCCCGGCACTGCGGCAGGCCATCGCCCACTGGTGCCAGCGCCGCTACGATCTGGCACTGAATCCGGAAACCGAGATCCTGCCGGTCAACGGGTCACGCGAGGCGCTTTTCTCCTTTGCACAAACGGTCATCGACCCGAGCCGTGCTCACGTGCCGCTAGTTGTCAGCCCTAATCCTTTTTACCAAATTTACGAAGGTGCAGCCTATCTGGCCGGCGCCGAACCGCGTTTCCTCAACAACCTACCGGACAACGATTTCGCCTTCGACTACAGCAGCCTGTCGGAAGAGGAATGGTCACGCGTCCAACTCTTCTACGTCTGCTCGCCGGGCAACCCGACCGGCAAGGTACTGTCGTTGGCCGACTGGAAAACGCTTTTCGACCTTTCCGACAAATACGGCTTCATCGTTGCCTCCGACGAGTGCTACTCGGAAATCTATTTTGACGAAACCAACCCGCCGATCGGTGGCCTGCAGGCGGCAAAGCTGCTTGGCCGCTCGAATGAGCGCGTCGTCATGTTCTCCAGCCTGTCGAAGCGATCCAACGTGCCGGGCATGCGTTCCGGCTTTGTGGCCGGCGATGAAAAAATCCTGAAGAAATTCCTGCTCTATCGCACCTACCACGGCTGCGCCATGGCACCTCCGGTACAGACGGCCTCCGTCGCCGCCTGGAACGATGAGGCGCATGTACTGGACAACCGCAACCAGTACCGCGAAAAGTTCGCCGCCTGCACGCCGCTGATCGCCGAAGTGCTCGGCACTGGCATGCCGGACGCCAGCTTCTACCTGTGGGCAAAGACACCCATCGCCGACACCGAATTCGCCCGCGGTCTGCTCGAACACTATAATGTCGTCGCCCTACCGGGCAGCTTCCTGGCCCGCGAAGTACGTGGCGTCAATCCGGGTGCGAACTTTATCCGAATCGCACTGGTTGCCTCACTCGCCGAGTGCCTCGACGCGACCCAACGAATTCGTCAATTTGCCCAACAACTTTAA
- the dapD gene encoding 2,3,4,5-tetrahydropyridine-2,6-dicarboxylate N-succinyltransferase, with protein sequence MTHPLQATIEELWERRTELSPQSPAETIALIESVIGDLDSGKLRVAEKIDGDWFTHQWIKKAVLLSFRIRDNRVQDGGDVRFYDKVDTKFQGWTEEQFRQGGFRVVPGTIVRKGSYVAKNAVLMPSFVNIGAYVDEATMVDTWVTVGSCAQIGKNVHLSGGVGIGGVLEPLQANPTIIEDNCFIGARSEVVEGVIIGENSVLSMGVYIGQSTPIYDRETGEVTYGRVPPGSVVISGTLPKANGAYSLYAAIIVKKVDAQTRSKTSINELLRP encoded by the coding sequence ATGACGCATCCCCTGCAAGCCACCATCGAAGAACTCTGGGAACGCCGTACCGAGCTGTCCCCGCAATCCCCGGCCGAAACCATCGCCCTCATCGAATCGGTGATCGGCGACCTTGATTCTGGCAAACTGCGCGTGGCAGAAAAGATCGACGGCGACTGGTTCACCCATCAGTGGATCAAGAAAGCCGTGCTGCTCTCCTTCCGCATCCGCGACAACCGCGTTCAGGATGGCGGCGATGTCCGCTTCTACGACAAGGTCGACACCAAGTTCCAGGGCTGGACTGAAGAACAGTTCCGCCAGGGCGGTTTCCGCGTCGTACCGGGCACCATCGTTCGCAAGGGTTCCTACGTTGCCAAGAACGCCGTGCTGATGCCGTCCTTCGTGAACATCGGCGCCTACGTCGATGAAGCCACCATGGTCGACACCTGGGTCACCGTCGGTTCCTGCGCCCAGATCGGCAAGAACGTGCACCTTTCCGGCGGTGTCGGCATTGGCGGCGTGCTTGAGCCGCTGCAGGCCAACCCGACCATCATCGAAGACAACTGCTTCATCGGCGCCCGTTCGGAAGTCGTCGAAGGCGTCATCATCGGCGAGAACTCCGTCCTCTCCATGGGCGTGTACATCGGCCAAAGCACCCCGATCTACGACCGCGAAACCGGCGAAGTCACCTACGGCCGAGTTCCGCCGGGCTCCGTCGTGATCAGCGGCACCTTGCCGAAGGCCAATGGCGCCTATAGCCTGTATGCTGCGATCATCGTCAAGAAGGTCGACGCGCAGACCCGCTCGAAGACCAGCATCAACGAGTTGCTGCGTCCGTAA
- a CDS encoding PilT/PilU family type 4a pilus ATPase: MILDKLFQLMAEKQASDIFISAGAPIHIKIQGNTIPVNQQVMLPDMIEKIAYELMSPDQIKTFEASWEMNLSFGVPNVGNFRVNIFRQRGSTSIVIRFILGNIPALGDLGLPNILGELIMEKRGLILIVGATGSGKSTTIASMLDHRNANRSGHILTVEDPIEFLFKHKKSIVNQREIGMDTQDWQSALKNAMRQAPDCILIGEIRDKETMQAAIAYAQTGHLCLATLHANNSYHALNRIISFFPLENRPALFLDLSVALRAVVSQRLVKKPDGKRIPTSEIMLNTRHISELIERGEVQGIKDAMEQTLAPGSQTFEQDLFNLYSAGTITIDEALANADSPTNLSWLINNSEFGSTTGKEDRKADVTLDFDSTSEGGTSFKEFTLSLADNDEETH; the protein is encoded by the coding sequence ATGATTCTCGACAAACTGTTCCAGTTGATGGCCGAAAAGCAGGCCTCGGATATTTTCATTTCCGCAGGTGCGCCTATCCACATCAAAATCCAGGGCAACACCATCCCGGTCAACCAGCAGGTCATGCTGCCGGACATGATCGAGAAAATCGCCTACGAACTGATGTCACCAGATCAGATCAAGACCTTCGAAGCCAGTTGGGAAATGAATCTCTCCTTCGGCGTGCCGAATGTCGGCAACTTCCGCGTCAATATTTTCCGCCAACGTGGCTCGACCAGCATCGTCATCCGCTTCATTCTGGGCAACATCCCTGCACTCGGTGATCTCGGCCTGCCGAACATCCTTGGCGAACTGATCATGGAAAAGCGCGGCCTGATCCTGATCGTTGGGGCAACCGGTTCGGGAAAATCAACGACCATCGCCTCAATGCTCGATCACCGCAACGCCAACCGTTCCGGTCACATCCTGACCGTTGAAGACCCGATCGAATTTCTGTTCAAGCACAAGAAATCCATCGTCAATCAGCGCGAAATCGGCATGGATACCCAGGACTGGCAATCGGCGCTGAAGAACGCCATGCGCCAGGCGCCGGACTGCATCCTGATCGGCGAAATCCGCGACAAGGAAACCATGCAGGCAGCCATCGCCTACGCACAAACCGGCCACCTCTGCCTGGCCACGCTGCATGCCAACAACTCGTACCATGCACTGAACCGCATCATCAGCTTCTTCCCGCTGGAAAACCGACCAGCGCTCTTCCTTGACCTTTCGGTTGCCTTGCGTGCCGTCGTCTCGCAACGTCTGGTCAAGAAGCCGGATGGCAAGCGCATCCCGACCAGCGAAATCATGCTCAACACCCGCCACATCAGCGAACTGATCGAACGCGGCGAAGTGCAGGGCATCAAGGACGCCATGGAACAAACCCTGGCGCCGGGATCGCAAACCTTCGAGCAAGATCTGTTCAATCTGTACAGCGCCGGCACCATCACCATCGACGAAGCGCTGGCCAATGCCGACTCGCCGACCAATCTATCCTGGCTGATCAACAATTCCGAATTTGGCAGCACGACCGGGAAGGAAGACCGAAAGGCCGACGTGACACTCGATTTCGACAGCACCAGCGAAGGCGGCACCTCGTTCAAGGAATTCACCCTCAGCCTGGCTGACAACGACGAAGAAACGCACTGA
- the dapE gene encoding succinyl-diaminopimelate desuccinylase, producing the protein MSDPTFELARQIMSCHSVTPEDGGCMEILIERLKPLGFTVEFIIRNGVTNLWARRGTTAPLFVFAGHTDVVPTGPLEQWTSPPFAPEIRDGMLYGRGAADMKSSIAAAVTAVETFIAANPDHPGSLAFLLTSDEEGDATDGTVIVVEALKARGEMLDFCIIGEPTSVDTLGDMIKNGRRGSLSGNLTVKGIQCHIAYPEKGRNPIHEVAPALAELAATAWDQGNEYYQPTTWQISNIHGGTGATNVIPGQLEIKFNFRFSTASSPESLQQRLLAILDKHSLDYDIKWTLGARPFLTGRGPLADAATTAIRDICGIETELSTTGGTSDGRFIAEICKQMLEIGPVNATSHKIDECIAVDALPKLSAIYRRILEQLMTA; encoded by the coding sequence ATGTCCGACCCTACGTTTGAACTTGCCCGGCAGATCATGTCTTGCCACTCCGTCACGCCGGAAGACGGCGGCTGCATGGAAATCCTCATCGAACGCCTGAAGCCGCTGGGTTTCACAGTCGAATTCATCATCCGCAACGGCGTCACCAATCTCTGGGCCCGTCGCGGTACCACAGCTCCGCTATTCGTCTTCGCCGGCCACACCGATGTGGTGCCAACCGGCCCGCTTGAGCAGTGGACCTCGCCACCCTTCGCCCCGGAAATCCGCGACGGCATGCTTTACGGGCGCGGCGCCGCCGACATGAAATCCTCGATTGCTGCGGCAGTCACTGCGGTCGAAACCTTCATCGCTGCCAACCCGGATCATCCCGGATCGCTGGCCTTCCTGCTCACCTCCGACGAAGAAGGCGATGCCACCGACGGCACCGTCATCGTCGTCGAAGCGCTCAAGGCACGTGGCGAGATGCTCGATTTCTGCATCATCGGCGAGCCTACCTCGGTCGATACGCTGGGCGACATGATCAAGAACGGTCGCCGCGGCTCGCTATCCGGCAACTTGACGGTCAAGGGCATCCAGTGCCACATCGCCTACCCGGAAAAAGGCCGCAACCCGATCCACGAAGTTGCCCCGGCCCTGGCCGAACTGGCCGCCACCGCTTGGGACCAGGGCAACGAGTATTACCAGCCGACGACCTGGCAAATTTCGAATATCCACGGCGGCACCGGCGCGACCAACGTCATCCCCGGTCAACTGGAAATAAAGTTCAATTTTCGATTTTCCACGGCCAGCAGCCCGGAAAGCCTGCAGCAGCGACTGCTCGCCATTCTCGACAAGCACAGTCTGGACTACGACATCAAATGGACGCTGGGCGCCCGTCCCTTCCTGACCGGTCGCGGCCCGCTGGCCGATGCGGCGACAACAGCGATTCGCGATATCTGCGGCATCGAGACTGAGCTGTCGACCACCGGCGGCACCTCCGACGGTCGCTTCATCGCTGAAATCTGCAAACAGATGTTGGAGATCGGCCCGGTCAACGCGACCAGCCACAAGATCGACGAATGCATCGCCGTCGACGCACTGCCGAAGCTGTCCGCCATTTATCGCCGTATCCTCGAACAACTGATGACCGCATGA
- the prmB gene encoding 50S ribosomal protein L3 N(5)-glutamine methyltransferase: MSDSLAKAELTTVRDYLRYAVSRFNAAQLFFGHGSDNAWDEAVYLTLHSLHLPLDRLEPFLDARLLPHERANLLDIYRRRCEERLPAAYLTNEAWLGEHRFYVDDRVIVPRSFIAELLDEQLTPWIDDPWAIESALDLCTGSGCLAILTALAFPNTEVAAVDLSDAALAVAERNVADYHLTDRVELIQSDAFTKLEGRKFDLIISNPPYVNAKSVAALPPEYLHEPELALGSGDDGLDFTRIILREAKKHLSDNGILIVEIGHNRDDLEAAYPTLPFTWLDTAAGDEFVFLLHAADLPS; encoded by the coding sequence ATGAGCGATTCGCTAGCCAAAGCCGAACTGACCACCGTTCGCGACTACCTCCGTTACGCCGTCAGCCGCTTCAACGCCGCCCAGCTGTTTTTCGGTCACGGCAGCGACAACGCCTGGGACGAAGCCGTCTATCTGACACTGCATTCGTTGCACCTGCCATTAGACCGCCTCGAACCCTTCCTCGACGCCCGCTTGCTGCCGCATGAACGCGCCAACCTGCTCGATATCTATCGCCGGCGCTGCGAAGAGCGCCTGCCGGCAGCCTATCTGACCAACGAAGCCTGGCTCGGCGAGCATCGTTTCTACGTCGACGACCGCGTCATCGTGCCGCGCTCCTTCATTGCTGAACTGCTCGATGAACAACTGACGCCATGGATCGACGACCCATGGGCCATCGAGTCAGCGCTTGACCTATGCACCGGCTCCGGCTGCCTCGCCATCCTGACCGCCCTCGCTTTCCCGAATACCGAAGTCGCTGCGGTCGACCTGTCCGACGCCGCACTTGCCGTAGCCGAGCGCAATGTTGCCGACTACCACCTGACCGACCGCGTCGAGCTGATCCAGTCGGATGCCTTCACCAAACTCGAAGGTCGGAAATTCGACCTGATCATTTCCAATCCGCCTTACGTCAACGCCAAATCGGTCGCTGCGCTGCCGCCGGAATACCTGCACGAGCCTGAACTGGCGCTTGGCTCGGGTGACGACGGCCTCGATTTCACACGCATCATTCTGCGTGAAGCGAAGAAACACCTGAGTGACAACGGTATTCTGATCGTCGAAATCGGCCACAACCGCGACGACCTCGAGGCTGCCTATCCGACGCTACCCTTCACCTGGTTAGACACCGCTGCTGGCGACGAATTCGTCTTCCTGCTCCACGCCGCTGATTTACCCAGCTAA
- a CDS encoding spermidine synthase-like protein, with protein sequence MTKLYELPSPFEVETGTVLMHEPSWAKEGELRAQLLDESYPKPFVIDDGKSRFLYFNVRLMQSEMSLKAPNDLAIRYTQKMMAFLLFQPRPKRIVLIGLGGGSLIKFCYHKMPGTQLTAVELDPNVIAFRDTFMLPPDDSRLQILEADGAAFLETTEKGIDALLVDAFDKTGFAPSLANREFFDNAFAKLSGNGVLVINLAGEKETYAGLIGEAMHVFDDQVIVISVPDDGNHVLYAFKERHFEPRWRWLHNYAKELRAKFGLDFPAFVQKMERSTRLGLARREAIRRR encoded by the coding sequence TTGACCAAACTGTACGAATTGCCTAGCCCTTTCGAAGTCGAAACGGGCACCGTGCTCATGCACGAACCGTCATGGGCAAAAGAAGGCGAACTGCGCGCCCAGCTGCTCGACGAAAGCTACCCCAAACCTTTCGTTATCGACGATGGCAAGTCACGTTTTCTTTACTTCAACGTCCGCCTGATGCAGAGCGAAATGTCGCTCAAGGCGCCGAACGACCTGGCCATACGCTACACCCAGAAAATGATGGCCTTCCTGCTCTTCCAGCCACGCCCGAAACGCATCGTGCTAATCGGCCTCGGCGGTGGATCGTTGATCAAGTTTTGTTACCACAAGATGCCTGGCACGCAACTGACGGCCGTCGAACTCGACCCCAACGTCATCGCCTTCCGCGACACATTCATGTTGCCGCCTGACGATAGCCGCTTGCAAATATTGGAGGCCGATGGCGCAGCGTTCCTCGAAACAACTGAAAAAGGTATCGACGCCCTGCTCGTCGATGCTTTCGACAAGACCGGCTTCGCGCCCAGCCTGGCCAATCGGGAGTTTTTCGACAACGCTTTCGCCAAGCTCTCTGGCAACGGAGTACTGGTCATCAACCTGGCTGGCGAAAAGGAAACCTACGCCGGCTTGATCGGCGAGGCGATGCATGTTTTTGACGACCAGGTTATCGTCATTTCGGTACCGGACGACGGCAACCACGTGCTCTACGCCTTCAAGGAACGTCATTTCGAGCCACGCTGGCGCTGGCTGCACAACTACGCCAAGGAACTGCGCGCCAAATTCGGCCTCGATTTCCCGGCCTTCGTGCAAAAGATGGAACGCTCGACCAGGCTCGGCCTGGCCCGCCGCGAGGCAATACGGCGGCGATAA
- a CDS encoding aminoacyl-histidine dipeptidase: protein MTNSVFSGLEPSIVWTHFATLCGIPRASKHEAPLRTVLLHWATARNLDATVDAVGNLIIRKPACPGCEGVPGVVLQAHLDMVCQKNSDSAHDFLSDPIVPVWRDGWLMAEKTTLGADNGIGVALILAALEDTDLVHGPLEALLTIDEEAGMGGAHGLAAGLLQGSLMLNLDTEEWGEFYLGCAGGLDVNVQRDGVPATMPADHQVFRIEMSGLRGGHSGVDIHEERGNAIKLLVRVLRELSVEMPLRLAELQGGSARNALPREAVAIIAVPAATAGRLPGLLAAAEATLCSELQGIDDGLRLVASTADAALVMTPAEQDIWLASLHAAPHGVRRMSRHVPGVVETSNNLGMLDLHPNGGSCNFMVRSLISSGSLALADEIVSLWALSGTKAEKEGFYPGWAPNPASALLKLCESVYRREFAADSQVQVIHAGLECGIIGDKYPGMDIVSFGPTIRGAHAPGERVEVASVERCWRLLRAILQEIR, encoded by the coding sequence ATGACAAATTCTGTGTTTTCCGGTCTTGAACCTTCCATTGTGTGGACGCACTTCGCGACCCTTTGCGGCATTCCCAGGGCTTCCAAGCATGAGGCGCCACTGCGTACGGTCCTTCTGCACTGGGCTACGGCGCGGAATCTGGATGCGACGGTTGATGCAGTCGGGAACCTGATTATCCGCAAGCCGGCGTGTCCAGGATGCGAGGGCGTTCCGGGGGTTGTGTTGCAGGCGCATCTCGACATGGTTTGTCAGAAAAACTCGGACAGCGCCCACGATTTTTTAAGTGATCCGATTGTTCCAGTATGGCGTGATGGCTGGCTGATGGCTGAAAAGACAACGCTGGGGGCGGATAACGGCATTGGCGTGGCGCTGATTTTGGCGGCGCTTGAGGACACGGATCTGGTTCATGGTCCGCTCGAAGCCTTGCTGACTATCGACGAAGAGGCCGGCATGGGTGGGGCTCATGGCTTGGCGGCCGGCTTGCTGCAGGGTAGCTTGATGCTGAACCTGGATACCGAGGAATGGGGCGAGTTTTACCTGGGTTGTGCCGGTGGGCTGGATGTTAACGTCCAGCGCGATGGTGTCCCGGCAACAATGCCAGCGGATCATCAAGTCTTCAGGATTGAAATGAGCGGCCTGCGTGGTGGGCATTCTGGTGTCGATATTCACGAAGAACGGGGCAACGCAATCAAGTTGCTGGTTCGTGTCTTGCGGGAATTGAGCGTGGAGATGCCGTTACGGCTAGCCGAGCTGCAGGGCGGTTCGGCGCGCAATGCCTTGCCGCGTGAAGCTGTTGCGATCATTGCAGTGCCTGCAGCAACGGCTGGTCGCTTGCCAGGGCTGCTGGCAGCGGCCGAAGCGACCTTGTGTTCAGAGTTGCAGGGGATCGACGACGGTCTTCGGCTGGTCGCTTCTACGGCTGACGCCGCGCTGGTGATGACGCCGGCCGAGCAGGATATCTGGCTGGCGTCGCTGCATGCGGCACCCCATGGCGTGCGTCGAATGAGTAGACATGTTCCGGGCGTGGTCGAGACATCCAATAATCTTGGCATGCTCGATCTGCACCCGAATGGTGGCTCATGCAATTTTATGGTGCGATCGCTGATAAGTAGCGGCAGTCTGGCGCTAGCCGATGAAATCGTCAGTTTGTGGGCGCTTTCCGGGACCAAGGCAGAGAAGGAAGGCTTTTATCCTGGCTGGGCGCCGAATCCGGCGTCCGCCTTGCTCAAGTTGTGCGAGTCGGTGTACAGACGAGAATTCGCAGCGGACTCGCAGGTGCAGGTCATTCACGCCGGGCTTGAGTGCGGCATCATCGGCGACAAATATCCGGGGATGGATATTGTGTCGTTCGGCCCGACCATTCGCGGGGCACACGCGCCGGGCGAGCGGGTTGAGGTCGCTTCGGTCGAACGTTGCTGGCGGCTGCTACGGGCGATTTTGCAAGAAATTCGTTAG
- a CDS encoding site-specific integrase, translated as MARLTKTEVDNLKPSDRDVFAWGDDPKGFGVKVFTSGVKSFVFQYRTQEGKTRRYTIGKLSDTLTVDQAKKKAKELFFEVMDGKDPMGHKQTRREAMTIEQLLTKYEASPAFAEKAETTKATDRGRIERHLKPLIGGKHADLLTADDIRRAQVAIKEGKTAGRFKTISRGLAKVKGGAGTADKSVLILRAAYSWAISEGILKDNPAATVKVAQPGQRETIMGGSDDYAQLFRTLTKMENEHRIRSTVADAIRLIALTGARRGEVVGLLWQYVDLKSGLITLPPKAHKTGSRTGKPRIIGLPAEAQVIIARQAKGEPTDYVFMPSKGEGTLNIAKPWMDVRKEAGLPENLGLHGLRHSLASHLAMAGASAVELMEAMGHKQVSTTQRYIHFAERARSTLAERGAAMAMAGMNEANGKQKAEVLPIKKPRKSKTAA; from the coding sequence ATGGCGAGACTCACCAAGACCGAAGTCGACAATCTTAAGCCATCGGACAGGGATGTATTTGCCTGGGGCGACGACCCAAAGGGATTTGGCGTAAAGGTGTTCACTTCTGGCGTTAAGAGCTTCGTTTTCCAGTATCGAACCCAAGAAGGAAAAACCCGCCGTTACACCATCGGCAAACTGTCCGACACGCTGACGGTAGATCAAGCCAAGAAGAAGGCGAAAGAACTATTCTTCGAGGTCATGGACGGCAAAGACCCAATGGGCCACAAGCAGACGCGCCGGGAAGCAATGACCATCGAGCAACTGCTTACCAAATACGAAGCATCGCCAGCTTTCGCGGAAAAAGCAGAGACAACCAAAGCCACAGACCGCGGCAGAATTGAGCGCCATCTAAAGCCGCTAATCGGCGGCAAGCACGCCGACCTGCTGACCGCAGATGATATTCGCCGCGCTCAAGTTGCCATCAAAGAAGGCAAGACGGCCGGCAGGTTCAAGACAATTTCCCGCGGGCTGGCGAAGGTCAAGGGCGGCGCTGGCACTGCTGACAAGTCGGTTTTGATCCTGCGCGCCGCTTATTCCTGGGCAATCTCCGAAGGAATCCTGAAAGACAATCCAGCCGCTACCGTCAAAGTGGCACAACCCGGCCAACGTGAAACAATCATGGGCGGTTCAGATGACTACGCCCAATTGTTCCGAACCCTGACGAAGATGGAGAACGAGCACCGCATTCGCTCCACCGTTGCTGACGCCATTCGATTGATTGCCCTGACCGGAGCCCGGCGCGGCGAAGTGGTTGGCCTATTGTGGCAATACGTCGACCTGAAATCAGGGCTCATTACCCTCCCCCCCAAGGCGCACAAGACTGGATCTCGCACCGGCAAGCCGCGAATCATTGGACTACCGGCAGAGGCGCAGGTAATCATTGCCCGACAAGCCAAGGGCGAACCTACCGATTACGTTTTCATGCCGTCCAAGGGTGAAGGTACGCTGAACATTGCAAAACCTTGGATGGATGTACGCAAGGAAGCAGGCTTACCGGAAAACTTGGGATTGCATGGCCTTCGTCACTCCCTCGCCTCGCATCTGGCGATGGCTGGCGCATCTGCCGTGGAGCTCATGGAAGCGATGGGACACAAGCAGGTATCGACCACACAACGCTATATCCACTTTGCAGAACGCGCCCGCAGCACTCTAGCGGAGCGCGGCGCAGCAATGGCAATGGCTGGTATGAACGAAGCGAACGGCAAGCAGAAAGCAGAAGTATTGCCGATCAAGAAGCCGAGAAAGAGCAAGACCGCCGCTTAG